A single Lolium perenne isolate Kyuss_39 chromosome 6, Kyuss_2.0, whole genome shotgun sequence DNA region contains:
- the LOC127305765 gene encoding growth-regulating factor 1-like, which produces MMMLGGRAGGGVGTVGGVGGGRCPFTASQWQELEHQALIYKYMASGVPIPSDLLLPLRRSFLLDSALATSPSLGYPPQAALGWGCFGMGFGRKAEDPEPGRCRRTDGKKWRCSKEAYPDSKYCEKHMHRGKNRSRKPVEMSLATPPPPSSSASSSSSNINSAVNVATTSPAPSYHRAVTHDASPYHALYGGPYASAGRPQQQHAGAYHHHHHAQASPFHLHLDTTHPHPPPSYYATMDHSKDTYAYGHSVKEVHGGEHAFFSSDVSSDRDVHQHHTSAGQWQFKQLGGMEQPKQQQQHNQASLYPGYGNNGSAYAIDLAAKEEEEEKERRQHCFLLGTDLRLDKPSSDDGGAAQKPLRPFFDEWPHEKAGSKGSWMGLEGETQLSISIPMSAHNELPITTTSRYHHGE; this is translated from the exons ATGATGATGCTGGGCGGTCGCGCGGGGGGCGGCGTGGGGACTGTCGGCGGCGTTGGCGGCGGGAGGTGCCCGTTCACGGCGTCGCAGTGGCAGGAGCTGGAGCACCAGGCGCTCATCTACAAGTACATGGCCTCCGGCGTGCCCATCCCCTCCGACCTCCTCCTCCCGCTCCGCCGCAGCTTCCTCCTCGACTCCGCCCTCGCCACCTCCCCCTCCCTCGGCTACCCTCCTCAGGCAGCAC TTGGCTGGGGTTGCTTCGGGATGGGTTTCGGCCGTAAGGCGGAGGACCCGGAGCCAGGGCGGTGCCGGCGGACGGACGGCAAGAAGTGGCGGTGCTCCAAGGAGGCGTACCCGGACTCCAAGTACTGCGAGAAGCACATGCACCGCGGCAAGAACCGTTCAAGAAAGCCTGTGGAAATGTCCTTGGCCACGCCCCCGCCGCCATCCTCCTccgcgtcttcctcctcctcaaacATCAACTCCGCCGTCAACGTCGCCACCACCTCGCCCGCGCCCTCCTACCACCGCGCGGTCACGCACGACGCGTCGCCCTACCACGCGCTCTACGGCGGGCCCTACGCCTCCGCCGGCCGCCCGCAGCAGCAGCACGCCGGcgcctaccaccaccaccaccacgcgcaGGCCAGCCCGTTCCACCTCCACCTCGACACCACCCACCCGCACCCGCCGCCGTCCTACTACGCCACCATGGACCACAGCAAGGACACCTACGCGTACGGGCACAGCGTCAAGGAGGTGCACGGCGGCGAGCACGCCTTCTTCTCCTCCGACGTGAGCTCCGACAGGGACGTGCACCAGCACCACACCAGCGCGGGGCAGTGGCAGTTCAAGCAGCTGGGCGGCATGGAGCAGccgaagcagcagcagcagcacaaccAGGCGTCGCTCTACCCGGGCTACGGCAACAACGGCAGCGCGTACGCCATCGACCTGGCGgccaaggaggaggaagaggagaaggagaggcgGCAGCACTGCTTCCTGCTGGGCACCGACCTGCGGCTCGACAAGCCGTCGTCCGACGACGGCGGCGCGGCGCAGAAGCCTCTGCGGCCCTTCTTCGACGAGTGGCCGCACGAGAAGGCGGGCAGCAAGGGGTCGTGGATGGGGCTGGAGGGCGAGACGCAGCTGTCCATCTCCATCCCCATGTCCGCGCACAACGAGCTGCCCATCACCACCACCTCCCGCTATCACCACG GTGAATGA